The Humulus lupulus chromosome 7, drHumLupu1.1, whole genome shotgun sequence region GGCTTGCACCTTTTCAAGTGGAATATCATCTATTGAATAAGAACCCGTTGCTAGACTTTGCTCAAAGTGATGAGGGCCTCCACATGTCTCACAAATTATAGGAGCGGGTTGTAGTTGTATCGCTTGAGCTGAAATGTTATTTTTTTGTTGCATTTGCTTGGTCAACGAAGCAATTTGAGCTGTGAGCATAGCAATAGGATCAACTTCTAGAACTCCTGCCACATTCTTATTTTCTCGCTCAATTGTCCATTgatagttattcatggccatctcctcCAAGAGCTCATACGCTTCGTTAGCACTTTTGCTCATAAATGCTCCCCCGCTGCTGCATCTATTATAGTCCTTGTGTTTCCCCTCAGCCCATTATAAAAAGTGCGCACCAATATCCATTTcactataccatgatgtgggAATTTTCGAAGTAGCTCTTTAATCTTTTCCCAAGCATCAAATAATGATTCCCCCTCAAATTGacataaattatttatttcacctcTAATCCAGGCTGATTTAGCGGGAGGAAAATACTTAGAGCCCTCCCAATGGGTACTCTACCCCATCCTTTAAAATATCTtcccaaaacacacatttttctattttacctctaagttttacattatacaatacatcaacttctctatttttttttatccatatcatttaaatattaaattttcaaacattttttattcatttcaaatattttctatatatattaaTCTATATATTTTCCAATACCAATCTAGATTTTTTTattctaattattaatattataaaatatatgatcaaCTTACAAATATGTCATATTTTATATTAAGTATATGTAATGTTgtgctaaaataaaaaataaaatatattaaaagattaaatataataataatataaaacataaataaaactctTTTAAtaggtatataaatatatattgaaagaaaaaaaaaaagacgatgaaatctataaatatataagttttatttatctttatatatatataaagaaagagagagagataatAATATAATATGTTTACATAATGAATAGTGTAACATAAATCTAGTTAAACACCATAGATaaaggtaaaaaaaattaaatgataaagcATCTAATGTATGGCTTTTTTAGTACTCCTTAGTTATAGTATAGCTATATAGTAAATATAGCTACTCTATTGGGAGTGCTCTTAGCGAGGAATTTTTGGGCAAGGTCCTCCCATGTCGCAATGGAGTTGGCTTGCAGCGAAATTAACCAAATTTTAGCTCTGTCTCTCAAAGAAAACGAGAATAGCCTCAAACGGATTGCATCATTACTTGCTCCATTTATTTTGAAAGTAGCACATAACTCCAAAAAGTTAGTAATTTGGAGGTTTGGATTCTCATTAGGTAACCCCCAAACTGAACGCAATTCTGAACAATTTGGATAATCGAAGGCTTGGtctcaaaattatttgcctcGACAGTAGGTGGGCGAATGCTAGAGTGTATCCCTGTAatagtagggagtacatagtccCTTAGTGGTGGGTTTGCCTCAGTTGCATCGTTACCCTCATTACCTTGATTCAGATTATTGTGGGCAACATTATTTGTTGGAAAAATAATGAGATTGCGCAGGGGAATTGTCGTGGTGAGCCCAGTTTACATAGCACCAAAATTTTTCCAttttatatgatcaagaaaaacatccagacagaaatattaacatacaatattattgatcattaatcatgcaacatatatataaatatacaatatatttatatatatcatataaacatatacataaatattcaataacATCAATACTTACCTCTTGAAGCAtgtcaagtgtcattgagtctttatatatatatatatcgatcttcctatccaacactttgagcactcaaaccacgatcttccagagtattctctacacctcaagatgtgtgtgggcacatggAGAACATGGGTtataatttaggaatcacaagtatatctcaacacatgagaacttggattatggcttcaaaagggttagaataaaagaagaagaagacaatttATTGTCTCACAAATTCTAAAACTTTTTATGGATTCTCTCTTGTATTTTTCTTTCttgtttcttctttttcttctatatcatatatataaagaATATGTATTATcatattattcctaataataatagtaatataataacaatatcataattatgataggaattgatttaggtaaatacataacttaccaaattttaaaatatttattttcatactattaattaatgaattaaataaaataaaaactacacataTACAATATTTGTATACTattacacgcatggcacagtccctggactgtgtcatACATGAACAGTAGTGTATTCACTTTTCAAGGATATTTCATttttaaaatcaatcattccacaaaatatagtattatctttttaaggaaaaagatgacaaccatattttaaaatttaaattttaaattcaaaattcaaaaatcaaattgatgatcatcattatcatcatcttttaaaattcaataaatcaaaaaactattttttgacttaccaatttttttttgtctcactcaaataaaataaataatttatttatttatttatatatatgaatctcaaaaattatatatttaaattaataaacatattttcaaaaatttaataactaattccaaattaattgtttaaaattaattatcatataattgcatatttgacttgaagaataaaattcttctcaaatttccaaattacagttttactcttgtatcaactcttaccttgatatggtgttgatagagccaccttggggACCTATGAGCCTATacaatcaagctccaataaatattagattattaagcAAAGCTCttttattaaataatcatatttattaatctcattattactccactataaatacgaGATTGAActtttgataattatagacatatatttacagagtactatattaaaaaataaaatatccattgatataatcattacatataacGTTAATCCTCTATGAATGGTTTATAATTAAAAGGGAGTAAAATTACCATTtgacccttttaactatatcttgttcctagagtaccattgactttactagtgaaggttgtgtcacaacaagtttgcgatgtgagtgctcataaccttttcagttccaaaagtcaacccaatagggaaccgttattcaatctataagaaggtataggtTCAATACATGTTAAACTAtttccccaaccatatatattattgagtccctaaaacaattgttcttagcctgatcattctaacaaaccttaacacatgaatcaaaggatcagatgacatatacaggagttcatagtaacatcaggattaagatcatcgtttgatgtgtttgattaatactatgaaacgatgtttaaataagtattaacaaatcacatctggtctagttctgtATATCACTATGTATAATGTACCTTCACTAaattgtcctactacactagtgacccggatctaggtcacttgtattcataatattagcgaaccatactagcagtaattaatctaaagattccataactttattttactgcgaactgttttaagtttattatcttaatctcgatcctctcataccaatatgagattaagatcacatagataaactttggaattttctgatatttacttaatattatcaacatcaTATCGAACATATTGTATGTatacataataattcaattatttattttattttaaacatttgtcaactacaatagctctaagggcactattcccaacattaATCATGTTCTGTGCCATTCTTTCTAgtcttttctattttctttttcttttccaggTCTTTTCAATCTCAAGATCAATAGGCACTAGTATATTCGAACCCCGACGTCGCATAAACTAGGTCTCCtgaaattgagaaatttaaaagcaactcAAATTAGAAAACGTTATAATAAAACCAAAGtagaacaaaaaataattaattttgatattggatataAGTCCtggcaatggcgccaaaaacttgatcggtaaaatatgcacgcaagtgtacgtggtcgtgtcaagtaataaattccgtAAGAACGTATATCatcccacaaagactattaaccaattaccaataatcgcttttcactttctatttggtgattaaaattgaaataattataaattacaaacacaatttaaataaatgTAAACAGGACAgtaaatcaaaatataaaatcaataacaaaaagcctagggaattaatttcataaacttttcattctattaattttactaatcagttataaatctcttctttctattctaatagcaggttaacaaaaattgattcctattctttttcaagatataagatctcaacatatatgcaagttttctacatctctgtgacaAACTTAAAAATATAGCATGCATTAAGGATGtcaacctaattactacacaagtcatacatgtactCTCATCTAATATGTAacatatgtctatataacgatagtgTATTCCATTCACATCTTTCgagttttgaatcaaaatcataaatcaagaaaatagtgatcaagtatttactagcattaggcaaacatcatatagattaaaataataaaattaaatcgaAATTCAAgagactacattaatccctagatagaGGATTTAATTCTTAGATAACATAATGACAATAAAAGTAAGATAATTGTTCATGGAAAATAACCTAAGGAATTAAGATGAATGTTGAACCctaaagagggtgttttaatatttatactcgcaagtgcacgaatcgtttcggaatataatgttcatgtaagtacgaggtcgaacccatgggagttgactaacatcaaaagaaactatttcaaacaaagcaagaagattataacctagttccaaatatttgatgagattttgttttagaaaaataaaagacaagtaataaaaagatttaagattaaatagaaaaatggttttcaaatgagatatgtaaaagaagaatattaagataatagaatccacaaaatgcaagttcaataatatttataagtatattgattcccaagtttagatatagttgaaataaatcataatatatttttttcaaaatacattttctattcaagcacaagttactttaaaaaatgtatgatttttcttcacttatataagatataatttctaagcattagttgtgttacaacctaatgaaactacaaaaaatcaaagagattatgtttaggcaaaatatgatacttatgctctaagaattagatgtgaacaatttaatgaaaaatatttaatcaaagaatatcatatttttgcataatgaagaactaagtgtaatatgctttaacaatcaataatagatgaaaaatgtatatctttgatagaaaaatccttaaacaatgttgcacaaatgggaaatcaacatacaataaaaaatactatctagttacattttgctttatcatcatcttaataatcttgaaaaagattagaagctcataactagattgaaataaaaattacaaaataacatacttgacatgctcttcaaaagatgaaaatggtaaagagaaaatagtgaaaagaagagaaaaatatgaagtgtagaagatgttgaaaagatggaGAAGAGCcctcaaatggtcttacaagactctatttataggcaaaatatggagattaaattaatcaaattaaaataaataaattgattaatttaattgtgttgggaagtggtaggataaaaagagtaagtgtaagggtattggaaagatgaaatgtttggttggatggaagattagtgaaaaactagggtaaaaaaatgaattatgaatgtttatttaggtaagaaaaaatagagaagagtgaattgatatttgagtgaaaagaaaaaaaacattgggaagaaaaatatgattttttggccttttggtggcTGTGTTGGCAGCTTGGTCTAGGCAGCTCTGGCGTGGTGGGCCTGATTGGGCCGAGTGTGAATTGGACCAGGCGGGCCTGGGAGTGCTGGGTCGAAATGGGGCAGCTGGAGGCTGCTGAAGGAGATGGCTGGTCTTCGTGTGGTGCAGGGACTTCGGCTGGGAAGGAGCGGCTGGGTGACAGGTGGACGGTTTGGAAGGCTGGTTGGAGAATGCTTTGGAAAGCAGCAGGCGTGTGCAGCTGAAATGGGATTCTTCTGGGAGGAGAATGGGCCTGATCCGTGGGCTTGGAGTGGCAGCTGGTGGCTATCTTGCTGCTGGGCCTTGgagaaaatgccacatttttactttcttttccttgaaatgccatttttttcttcatttttctttctcctcaagagcaaataaaatacaacaacttccctataaaacaaacataaattaaattaaaatcaaatattttcaataataaattataaaataaaagtttcatgaaaatattaattataacttaatttaccTAATATTTAAGCTCAACATTGCATCTTTTtattcctaacttaacaatattaattttaaataattaaactataacattttacaataatataactataaaaatacacaaaaatctataaaattaaaatatacctaataaattcaaaattacttaaaaacttaataaatcaattaaaaactcaagaattaagcaacaattagcacataaaaagtggtaaaataactctattttgtagagttatcaatgaagaagaaatctagaaataaaaataataataaaacaagcaGTCTTTTTCTTAATCTAGGGCTAACCTCCATTCCCTTAAAACCTAAAGTATGaacttctataaaaaaaaaaaaaaaaactaattccTCTTTGTTGgcaaggcgggccgcgacttggcctttcttAAGTCACGACCCGTGTCTTTTCTAAGGCATTTCAACATCCGTTTGGGTCTTCAGGCATTTCAACGTCAAAAAGGAtaacgagagagagagacaaTTTTTGAACATGTTTCTGTTTCTGCCACGATACTTagagctcaagtaaccttaagcaaatcccaggGCTCGAGGTACCCAAAAGCTTCCCCGagagtaaaatagtcaaaattcgcagaactccttcctaatctcactaactccgaatatatcATCGAATAtacattctcattacccaatatcccggtaatgtactaaatacccaaaatactcattgactcaccccgagtcaagtattggtcccgttgtgactttcccgctaacttgctccctaggatcgtttcgtgccgagtaactcaaatatatccacataataatgtggtttcacacatatatgccaaatatacccataacatgcaaaattacaaaaattacccTTTTGATAAGAAActggtccacatgcatatttaatacacctaaacatgcatgttaagtcatattataatataactcacataatcttacaatgatacacataaatatcacataatcacataattttccatagtttgccatcctggcttcctaatcaaggccctaagcttgaTTAGGTAGTTTGAGACGTTACAAAAAGTCTCCAACCAACGCAACTATGTTAGATCTCGATCCAATCTGACCTCCACCCAATTCCTTGTGCCCCGACCCTTCTCCCAAGTAAAAGGGTACCCGACAAGCTCCAAGTCCACCAAGTCACAATCCAACAATGTTTAATGCACTACCGTCACCAACGTTCTCGTTTCCCACTGCACCACCACCTTCCTCAACTCCTCCAGCACGACCACTACTTTCAAACACCCCCCAACTCTTCTAGATCGAAGCCATTGCGATCCAACCAAGTGCTTTTGTCTTTGCGGGGCTACTCGCATCCATGCCCTGAAAGGTTTCATAATCTCCTCTAATGGCGTATCGAAGAGCTTACTGCAAAACTATTCCGAGTGATCTATaatcccacaaataaagcagaATGTTGGAACAAATTCATATTTGAACGAGACCCAAAACCAATCGCTACCAGTCTTACGAATCTTCATTCTACGCTTTAGTAGGGTATTGATATTCACTGTAACCCGAACACGGAGATAATCACGCCACACACCAATAAAGTATTCGTATCTGATTCAATAAAAGTACCAATGTAAATCCCAACGTCTTGAGCCACTCTAGCCGATCGGAACCCAGGCTGAACGTCGAACAAATGCACCCACATATCCAATTTGTTTAAGACAACCGCTACTCTCCTTCTTGAAGACGTGTAAATATCAACTGCTTCCTATCAAAGGTCCAAGGGCTCCCATCAATGACCCTTTTGATATCTATTTCATGATAAAACTGGAATAGATGCAAGTTATGTTCTAATTCTTTCACATACACCCCTTCTTGGGTTTCCACAGTGTCACCATCATATTTTGCATGGCCTGGAAGTCTATAGCCTCTACATTCAGAAACCTCCCCACTAAGCACCACCAAACATCTATTgcatcctcctcctcctccgtAATCTCATACGTTAATCCCCCATTCTCTTCCTCTTCCAAACTCAAATCGACACACAGGCCCTCCAACTCACGTACACCACTGTTACTAGCATCCATGATTACACAAGCAATATTGAGACAAGCACCACTTTCCCAAAATGAGAGAAAACTGACCATGTCAAAAGACAAGACTAAAACTTCCAAACATGATCTAAATGTATATAACTAAAAGGTTTTTAATATAATATCTCAATTTTCAAGAGTAAAGATTTTTTACTTATTAAGTAAATCAAAATTGTGTTATTGTattagtcattatgtttttaaattaaaattatttgatTTGTTTGAGTAAGAACTAATACAGAAACacaattttgaattaattaataagtaaaaaaatattttagtaaatatataaatatgtgttaatgaataaaattttattttagtaattttaagtaatatattttttaattcattatttaaattaatttacattatttattaattaaatacaattttatttgatttttacaattgtaaaatcaattaaaataatttttaaaaaataattaatgagcCTTTAGGGAAAATGTGCACCAATATGTTAACGTTATGATCTTTTGCCTTAAAAAAATTAGACATTTgccttaaaaaaatattttttcttaaatacacatttttttattttacttttttactattcttacttttttttttcaaaaataggcattcaagttttcaaaaatatgattttcaaagtttcataattacaaaaatatgattATTGGAAAAAACAACTTGAAATCAACTTATTGAGAAAAACAACTTGAAAGCAACTTGAAAACAACTCaatgaatgaataaaaaaaaacaacatatatatatcaGAACAATTAAACATCATTAGGGACTTAAATGCTACTATATCAGAAGATCGAAGACTTTTGCCACTAATAACCCTATATTTAATtacttatatacatatattttatcctacttttatatttatatatatatataaatatatatataaaactaaaaacaTTAATGGAAACctaaaatattttttgaatttttattacAATTTACTAAGTTTATACCGCACACAATTTGAACCTGCAAGAAGCTTTCTCAAGGACAAATCCGAGTGTTTTGTCtcaaatttatgtttgttttccATGATTTTGGGATGAGACCTCTCCCTACGTGTAATTATTCTTTGATTGTTGAATGAATCAAGTTGGATGGAGAAAGTTGTGGATTACTTGGTGTATTAATGGTCTTGATCCAATATAAGGAAAATGCCAAGTCTGATATGGCTTTTGGCTCTTTCTCATCACGATCTCTTACTAGTAGGCAATGTGAAGCCATTGTCATTTATTTGCAACCTCTAGCCTTTAATGCATTGCAGGCTTCTGTTTGGTTTTAACCCTTACCAAAATGGGTTGTGAGTAAGcaaccaaaatgaataaaagaAGTAACAAGGAATTTGAAGTTTTAAGAACCAAAATGAAAGAAATAAGAGTTTGGGACCAAACTGGTCATTCATCCTACACTTAAGTTGCTTGCCAATCTTTGTAGACATTTACCAAGGCAAACAATGAAGAATCAGACTACATCTTTTCAAAATCAAAACAATGGAATGGTTAAAAATCTAAATTCTTATTTGCTAAATGGGAGTATTCACACCCTTGAACACCTTAGGAACAACAACAAATGCATATAActtgaaaaaaaaagatgaagaaaaagTATAATCTAGCTACCTAGTTTGAAAGCATCCACAAAAAGTCCTAAACACACACCAGCTTTCCAGTAGTTCATCATCACAACAAAAGACTGCAACCTTCCCTTTGAAAGAGAAGGTAGCTTTCTATACATAAGCATGCCAATACCTTCAATGGCAGCTACCACAATGCCGGCAACTAGAACATCCCAATCACCCGTCTGACCAAGAATTGTAGCCAGTGCATTTGCTGTGTAGAAACCCAACAGAACCAGAAATATCTTCATGGGAAAGTTCTTTCTAGCAGAATTCAGCTTCGCCAATAGCTGTCTGCCACCTGCACTCACTATCCTACCCAAACGAGTCCGGCCAAGATTGGAACTGTCACCGTTGACGCCCTCTTGGTCACCATTTCCGGAGACCCCGCCAGTGTCTAAAGCAAAGGCAACTTtccactcttttttttttgtcaaaaagcTGCACATGAAGAAAAAATGTCGAGAGAATTGGCAAGGAATTTATAATCTGGTATTTTCAGCACTGGTATCGGCAAGGAATTTATAATCTGGAATACATTATTTGAAAATAAGACTTTCTGAGATGAAATGAAATGAAAAGTCAGTGGAGATTAAAGATACATCTTAAACAAAGGATTGGTTCATACAAATTAAGCAATATCCTCCTAGCTGTAGAAATGGGCAAGGTTCATATCCATCAGAACCAGACAGAAGAGTGAAGACATTAAACAAAGCTATTTTTCCCATAATGAAAGAAATTTACCTCCTTTGGAGAAAAGGTGCAGCCATTAAGTCTATCCTTTTATTTTGTGCACTGAAACTTGGTTCATTACACCAGCTACAAAAGTTGCAAGTTGCAGCAGTAATGCAAGACCTTTCAGAAACTTCATTCTCCATCATCAAAAAACCCGAATGGTACATTATACTTCTCATATGACATGCCATGAACtaagagaaaaaaaatgtttaccaAAAAGTCTACAGTGAAAAAAACTGAAGTGCATATTTTAACAGATGATTCTCATAGTTTTTTCCGATGAACTAGCAATAAATTGATGGGAAACTAGCACAATAAACACTTTCACAAAGAAGCAATTAAGATTATAGTTTTATACATTCAAGAATTGATCTCCGATAGAGGTCGTAGGCTTACCAATTAACTCTAATGCATAATTTTAAAGTTCTTAGCAGAAGTCAAAGCAGAGATATCAAATTGAGCTAGCTCCCAAgtaattgattatatatatatatattcctacATTACAAATTTAACCAAGCTTCATCACTAGTTCACAACCTTCATGTAGAACTTTGGTGCattaaacatacatcatatattaACTTAAACATCCATTTCACTATCCTTCTCTTTATCTATTCTCTTATTTGTTCTTCTGAATGGAAAAGAAGCCCCGGCAAATATCCACTCCACAGTGGAATATTAAAACACATTCTCCAAACTTTATCTCTACTAGTACTTTTTTAAACATACTGTATTTAAAAGTTACATGATAGAACCTAAAGCCAGTCAGCAAGTCCCATCTCATACTTCATACAAAGGAATTGCTTCAAGGTTTGTGGACTTGTCTATGTTCAATTTTATAACAAGCAGGGCAAATAACGATTCACTAA contains the following coding sequences:
- the LOC133788620 gene encoding ycf20-like protein, with product MACHMRSIMYHSGFLMMENEVSERSCITAATCNFCSWCNEPSFSAQNKRIDLMAAPFLQRSFLTKKKEWKVAFALDTGGVSGNGDQEGVNGDSSNLGRTRLGRIVSAGGRQLLAKLNSARKNFPMKIFLVLLGFYTANALATILGQTGDWDVLVAGIVVAAIEGIGMLMYRKLPSLSKGRLQSFVVMMNYWKAGVCLGLFVDAFKLGS